One window of the Sphaerochaeta associata genome contains the following:
- a CDS encoding carbohydrate ABC transporter permease has translation MQLRRKHKDWIWAYLFIAPTVLGLYIFFLYPMVSSVFISFTKWNHLSAPRYIGLSNYKQLFQDPTIWLEFKNTMFFVLVSVPLTVGISLFLASALNKKYLLGKGLFRTVFFLPYVILPVITAQIFMIVFNSRYGLINGLLRIMNLPQPAWFSNALLTRFVIVLVTLWASIGYFTVILLAGLQNISPQYYEACDIDGGSWWVKFQHITFPLVTPQLFFCLVLAIINSFKMFDYIFVFGKSNVIVRENIRTMAFGIYERGFTYLEMGYASAEAIIFSLIVLTVTILQNVGQKHWVHYS, from the coding sequence ATGCAATTGCGACGAAAACATAAGGATTGGATATGGGCCTATCTCTTCATCGCCCCCACGGTATTGGGCCTGTATATCTTCTTCCTCTATCCAATGGTGAGTTCAGTCTTCATCTCCTTTACCAAATGGAATCATCTCAGTGCACCCCGGTACATCGGACTCTCAAACTACAAGCAGCTCTTTCAGGACCCAACCATCTGGCTTGAGTTCAAGAACACCATGTTCTTCGTACTCGTCTCCGTTCCCCTGACGGTGGGTATCTCGCTCTTTTTAGCCAGCGCCCTCAATAAGAAATACCTCTTGGGGAAGGGGCTGTTCAGGACGGTATTCTTTCTTCCCTATGTGATTCTTCCCGTCATAACCGCCCAAATATTCATGATCGTCTTCAACTCCCGCTACGGCTTGATCAACGGCCTGCTCAGGATCATGAACCTGCCTCAGCCGGCATGGTTCAGCAATGCACTCTTGACCCGGTTCGTCATTGTTTTGGTGACGCTCTGGGCGAGCATCGGCTATTTCACCGTCATCCTGTTGGCCGGACTACAGAACATCTCTCCCCAGTACTATGAGGCATGCGACATCGACGGAGGCTCGTGGTGGGTGAAATTCCAGCACATCACCTTCCCGCTGGTCACCCCGCAGCTTTTCTTCTGCCTGGTGCTGGCGATCATCAACAGCTTCAAGATGTTCGACTACATCTTTGTATTCGGCAAGAGTAATGTCATCGTCCGGGAGAACATCCGCACCATGGCCTTCGGCATCTATGAACGAGGATTCACCTATCTGGAGATGGGGTACGCATCCGCAGAAGCGATCATTTTCTCGCTGATTGTACTTACCGTAACCATTTTGCAGAATGTCGGACAGAAGCACTGGGTGCACTACAGCTGA
- a CDS encoding branched-chain amino acid ABC transporter permease — MIKIKRNNIYTLVTLALLLVFLYWLNANRLQNGMLVSVLQKGVILALVAVSMNLLNGFTGLFSLGQAGFMSIGAYTTAILLIPVQNLDGVYYMNGVHPAIRALKELVASSPELVRIVFPFIALLLGGLLAAFAAAIVGVAVLRLKSDYLAIATLGLSEIVRAIFSSPQFDQITNGSYGLNKIPNFPPMLWGAIPSLITPFIVVTFCIIFIMLLIKSSYGRAFKAIREDEIAAEAMGINLFKHKSMSFIISSFFSAVAGGLLAMYMRSIEAKTFSITLTYDILLIVVIGGIGSVTGSVLSAFLVTAAKEWWLRFFDQPLTIGTFEVPLFRTGFRMVIFSILLMIVVLIYRRGLMGTNEFNWDRIINRFKKRKGGQA, encoded by the coding sequence ATGATCAAGATCAAACGAAACAACATCTATACCCTGGTCACGCTGGCGCTGCTGCTGGTCTTCCTCTACTGGCTCAACGCCAACAGACTGCAGAACGGCATGCTTGTCTCGGTTCTGCAGAAGGGAGTTATTCTGGCACTGGTCGCCGTCTCGATGAACCTGCTCAACGGTTTTACCGGGCTGTTCAGCCTCGGACAAGCCGGTTTCATGTCCATCGGCGCTTATACCACCGCAATCCTGCTCATCCCGGTGCAGAACCTCGATGGTGTCTACTACATGAACGGCGTACACCCTGCAATACGCGCACTCAAGGAGTTGGTTGCATCCTCTCCCGAGTTAGTCAGGATAGTGTTTCCCTTCATCGCCTTGCTTTTGGGCGGACTGTTGGCAGCCTTCGCAGCAGCCATCGTCGGCGTCGCAGTACTTCGACTGAAGAGTGACTATCTGGCCATCGCAACGCTGGGCTTGTCGGAGATTGTCCGTGCAATCTTCTCTTCGCCGCAGTTCGACCAGATCACCAACGGCTCCTACGGCCTGAACAAGATTCCCAACTTCCCGCCGATGCTCTGGGGAGCCATACCTTCTCTTATTACACCGTTCATAGTCGTAACCTTCTGCATCATCTTCATCATGCTGTTGATCAAGAGCTCCTACGGAAGAGCCTTCAAGGCGATCCGCGAGGATGAGATTGCAGCCGAGGCCATGGGAATAAACCTGTTCAAGCATAAGTCGATGAGCTTTATCATCAGCTCCTTCTTCTCGGCTGTCGCAGGCGGACTGCTTGCCATGTACATGCGCTCGATCGAGGCGAAGACCTTCTCCATCACGCTGACCTATGACATTCTTCTGATCGTCGTCATCGGAGGAATCGGAAGCGTCACCGGTTCTGTGCTCAGCGCCTTCCTGGTGACTGCAGCAAAAGAGTGGTGGCTGCGTTTCTTCGACCAGCCGCTGACCATAGGAACCTTTGAAGTCCCGCTCTTCCGCACCGGCTTCAGAATGGTCATATTCTCCATCCTGCTGATGATCGTCGTCCTGATCTACCGCCGTGGTCTGATGGGAACCAATGAGTTCAACTGGGATCGAATCATCAATCGATTCAAGAAGAGAAAAGGAGGCCAGGCATGA
- a CDS encoding ABC transporter ATP-binding protein, protein MSDILLKTEHITMQFGGVVAVDDLNIEIPKDKITALIGPNGAGKTTAFNVITGGYQPSNGRVTFDGMVIGENYPRSKMKKIYNGTYKTPFEKQVVNTPDKITRLGMARTFQNIRLFKDLTVFENVLIAKHCHIKAGLFSSTFRLNREEELRMHQDTEALLERVGLLGSRDEKSSSLPYGKQRRLEIARALATGPKLLLLDEPAAGMNPKETEELSLFIKEIKDSFKLTVFLIEHHMNLVMDISDTIYVLDYGKTIAQGTPAEVQNNPAVIRAYLGVDEA, encoded by the coding sequence ATGAGTGACATCCTCCTGAAGACCGAACACATAACCATGCAGTTCGGCGGCGTGGTCGCCGTCGATGACTTGAACATCGAAATTCCCAAGGACAAGATTACCGCCCTCATCGGTCCGAACGGTGCCGGCAAGACAACCGCCTTCAACGTCATCACCGGCGGCTACCAACCTTCCAACGGTAGGGTTACCTTCGACGGAATGGTCATCGGTGAGAACTATCCCCGTTCGAAGATGAAGAAGATCTACAACGGTACCTACAAAACACCGTTTGAGAAGCAGGTGGTCAACACCCCGGACAAGATCACGCGCCTTGGCATGGCCCGTACCTTCCAGAACATCCGTCTCTTCAAGGACCTCACCGTCTTTGAGAACGTCCTGATCGCAAAGCACTGCCATATAAAGGCAGGGCTCTTCTCCTCCACCTTCCGCCTTAATAGAGAGGAAGAGCTGAGGATGCATCAGGATACCGAGGCGCTCTTGGAGCGGGTGGGGCTGCTTGGCAGCCGCGATGAGAAGTCCTCATCGCTTCCCTACGGCAAGCAGCGCAGGCTGGAGATCGCCCGCGCTTTGGCAACCGGGCCCAAGCTGTTGTTGCTCGACGAGCCTGCGGCAGGTATGAACCCGAAGGAAACCGAGGAACTTTCACTGTTTATCAAGGAGATCAAGGACTCGTTCAAGCTGACCGTCTTCTTGATCGAACACCATATGAACCTGGTCATGGATATCTCGGACACCATCTATGTCCTTGACTATGGCAAGACCATAGCCCAGGGAACACCGGCAGAGGTGCAGAACAATCCTGCCGTCATCAGGGCATACTTGGGGGTGGATGAAGCATGA
- a CDS encoding ROK family transcriptional regulator, which produces MKRITDSSTNLAIHTIIQLVWNEKTITRAELSRLSGFSRSTITANVDKLLEDGILLEKPVEGQDKRKSLVINQNRGLFIGIEMDADCCAVGACDIMGTLLKEQCITIDYIDGPDAILKQISHAIEALQQSLAERVTDILGIGVGLPSPVDFAGGYAVHPAFMPGWHHYPVGPKLSKLYSCPVFVDNEVNTMAFGEAFLSDQYRGKDILFVKLGAGIGAGLIMQGCIYRGNSGMSGNIGHMRVDGNTQQCKCGKVGCLEAIAGGGALLKRAELLAHTKQNTFLQKVVEQKGYLQFSDLKEAIKRRDSQVIQMVDESAHTIGSMVGSLVVFYDPKAVVLGGNLCEFGLQYVDSIRRAIITEATPWIKSDFDVNVTKFGDSIGVIGSAMLCISTLIRNGAFVNEV; this is translated from the coding sequence ATGAAAAGAATCACCGACAGCTCTACAAATCTTGCCATCCATACCATTATCCAGCTTGTATGGAACGAAAAAACCATTACCCGGGCCGAGCTCAGCAGGCTCAGCGGATTCTCACGCAGTACCATCACCGCCAATGTGGACAAGCTGCTTGAAGACGGGATTCTCTTGGAGAAACCCGTCGAGGGCCAGGACAAGCGCAAGAGCCTGGTCATCAATCAGAACCGCGGCCTGTTCATCGGCATCGAGATGGATGCCGACTGCTGTGCTGTCGGGGCCTGCGATATTATGGGCACCCTGCTGAAAGAACAGTGCATCACCATCGACTACATCGATGGCCCCGATGCCATTCTCAAGCAGATCTCCCATGCGATAGAGGCTCTGCAACAGTCACTGGCCGAAAGAGTGACCGATATCCTCGGCATCGGGGTGGGACTCCCCTCCCCGGTTGATTTTGCCGGTGGGTATGCGGTACACCCTGCGTTCATGCCCGGGTGGCACCACTATCCGGTGGGACCCAAGCTGTCAAAGCTCTACTCCTGCCCGGTCTTTGTGGACAATGAAGTGAATACCATGGCCTTCGGAGAGGCCTTCCTGTCGGACCAGTATCGGGGCAAGGATATTCTGTTTGTCAAGCTCGGAGCCGGCATCGGTGCAGGCCTTATCATGCAGGGTTGCATTTATCGGGGCAACAGCGGTATGAGCGGCAATATCGGGCACATGCGCGTCGATGGAAACACGCAGCAGTGCAAGTGCGGAAAAGTAGGCTGCCTTGAGGCTATAGCCGGGGGCGGAGCCTTGCTCAAACGAGCCGAGCTCTTGGCACACACCAAGCAGAATACGTTTCTGCAGAAGGTGGTTGAACAGAAGGGGTATCTGCAGTTTTCCGATCTCAAGGAGGCCATCAAGCGCCGTGACAGCCAGGTCATCCAGATGGTGGACGAGAGCGCCCACACCATCGGCTCGATGGTGGGAAGCCTTGTTGTGTTCTACGACCCGAAGGCGGTGGTGCTCGGGGGTAACCTGTGTGAATTCGGTCTGCAGTACGTCGACTCGATCAGGCGCGCCATCATCACCGAGGCAACGCCTTGGATCAAGAGCGACTTCGATGTGAATGTCACCAAGTTCGGTGACAGCATCGGCGTCATAGGCTCGGCGATGCTGTGCATCAGCACCCTTATCCGTAATGGGGCGTTTGTGAACGAGGTGTGA
- a CDS encoding ABC transporter substrate-binding protein, with protein MKKLTVCLLVLLLASSVLFAAGGAEQKSGAKEIVIGVFEPLTGENGGGGYQEVLGMRYANKVYPTVKINGETYSVRLVEADNKSDKTEAVTAAQSLISSGASVILGSYGSGVSIAAGDIFLDNKVPAIGASCTNPQVTLGNDYYYRVCFLDPFQGTVMANFAWQEGAKKAAVITQLGDDYSSGLGNFFLRAFKELGGSVVSEQQFQTNTTDFKSILTNIKAANPDVIFAPSSIATAPLIIKQARELGITAKIMAGDTWENSSIIENAGASAEGVVLSTFFDDADPATAEAAKFIEGFKKYLVENKQPDIIPAVSALGYDAYITALKAIEMANSSKGPAIRDALAKVDVEGVTGRITFDQNGDADKDMAFIKVVENGQFKFLKTVSVI; from the coding sequence ATGAAGAAACTAACTGTGTGCTTGTTGGTTCTGTTGCTAGCCTCTTCCGTGCTCTTTGCCGCTGGTGGGGCGGAACAGAAGAGTGGGGCAAAAGAAATTGTGATCGGAGTATTCGAACCCCTCACAGGTGAAAACGGCGGCGGCGGCTACCAGGAAGTCCTGGGCATGCGCTACGCCAACAAAGTGTACCCCACTGTGAAAATCAACGGTGAGACCTACAGCGTAAGACTCGTCGAAGCTGACAACAAGTCTGACAAGACTGAAGCCGTCACCGCGGCCCAAAGCCTTATCTCAAGCGGCGCATCAGTCATTCTCGGCTCCTATGGTTCTGGCGTCTCGATCGCAGCCGGCGACATCTTCCTTGACAACAAGGTACCCGCCATCGGCGCATCGTGCACGAACCCCCAGGTAACCCTTGGTAATGACTATTACTATCGCGTATGCTTCCTCGACCCCTTCCAGGGCACCGTCATGGCCAACTTCGCTTGGCAGGAAGGTGCGAAGAAGGCAGCAGTCATCACCCAGCTCGGTGACGACTACTCCTCCGGTCTCGGAAACTTCTTCCTCCGTGCGTTCAAGGAACTGGGCGGCAGCGTCGTCAGCGAACAGCAGTTCCAGACCAACACCACCGACTTCAAGTCGATCCTGACCAACATCAAGGCAGCAAACCCTGACGTAATCTTCGCCCCGTCCTCCATCGCCACCGCCCCGCTCATCATCAAGCAGGCACGCGAGCTGGGTATCACGGCCAAGATCATGGCCGGCGACACCTGGGAGAACTCTTCTATTATAGAGAACGCAGGCGCGAGCGCTGAAGGCGTCGTCCTGTCCACGTTCTTCGACGATGCAGACCCTGCAACCGCCGAAGCAGCGAAGTTCATCGAAGGCTTCAAGAAGTACCTGGTCGAGAACAAGCAGCCGGACATCATCCCTGCAGTCTCCGCCCTCGGCTACGATGCCTACATCACAGCCCTGAAGGCCATCGAGATGGCAAATTCCTCCAAGGGCCCCGCCATTCGCGATGCATTGGCCAAGGTTGATGTGGAAGGCGTAACCGGACGTATCACATTCGACCAGAACGGCGATGCCGACAAGGACATGGCATTCATCAAGGTCGTTGAGAACGGCCAGTTCAAGTTCCTCAAGACCGTCAGCGTCATCTAA
- a CDS encoding carbohydrate ABC transporter permease, protein MKRLNKKWGISIGFFVLAVFALITLVPFFWIVVSSFKTYRETVQIPVVFFPASFSNFENYQELFGRLNFLSYYKNNIINTIGITFPQLFLSSLAAYAFARIDFPFKNVIFISLLLALMIPIQMILMPRYKLILDLGLFDSYLGIIIPSIPSVTTTFYMRQQIMSLPRSLDESAYLDGAGHFRIFWSILLPLCHSALLATGIMCLVFSWNDFLWPLVVINSTQKYTLSIAVANLQGQHLTKDNLLLTAAVVVSLPMVVVFIISQRYFIEGIALSGIKE, encoded by the coding sequence ATGAAAAGACTGAATAAGAAATGGGGGATCAGCATCGGCTTCTTCGTACTTGCCGTATTCGCCCTCATCACCTTGGTACCCTTCTTCTGGATAGTCGTCTCTTCCTTCAAGACCTATCGTGAGACAGTGCAGATTCCCGTGGTGTTCTTCCCCGCCAGCTTCTCGAACTTTGAAAACTACCAGGAGCTGTTCGGCAGGCTCAACTTTCTCTCCTACTACAAGAACAACATCATCAACACCATCGGCATCACCTTCCCCCAGTTGTTTCTCTCCTCGCTTGCAGCCTATGCTTTCGCCCGCATCGATTTCCCCTTCAAGAATGTGATCTTCATCTCCCTGCTGCTGGCACTGATGATCCCCATCCAGATGATTCTCATGCCCCGTTACAAGCTCATTCTCGACTTGGGGCTCTTTGATTCTTATCTGGGCATCATCATTCCCAGCATCCCCAGCGTGACCACCACATTCTACATGCGCCAACAGATCATGAGCCTGCCGCGTTCACTGGATGAGTCGGCCTACCTCGATGGGGCGGGACACTTCAGGATCTTCTGGTCCATCCTGCTGCCGCTGTGCCACAGCGCCCTGCTTGCAACCGGCATCATGTGCCTGGTCTTCAGCTGGAACGACTTCCTCTGGCCGTTGGTCGTGATCAATTCTACACAGAAGTACACCTTGTCGATCGCCGTTGCAAACCTGCAAGGCCAGCACCTGACCAAGGACAACCTGCTGCTCACCGCAGCGGTGGTGGTCTCGCTCCCTATGGTGGTGGTCTTCATCATCAGCCAACGCTACTTCATCGAAGGCATCGCCTTGTCCGGAATTAAGGAATAA
- a CDS encoding ATP-binding protein, which produces MTTADLKALIERVATFRTESQTLEVKAAHEGNLYNSLSSFSNQDEGGVILFGLDESKGLAKVGVYDPFDLQNKIVEQCNEMIPKVRPLITLYEEDGMYFLSAEIPAIDSVDRPCYYAGKGRLKGSYIRVGQSDEPMTEYEIFSYEAFRKKYREDIRPVQRANDASLDKDALQRYLLKLRQNKPNLSKLDDQQILNLMSMIVDGRPSISAILLFCPYPQAYFPQLAITAISVPGTMMGDTSMYHERFIDNKRLEGSLEEMLTGALTFIMNNMKVSTIVDPATGKRTDNTEYPMVAVREALLNALVHRDYSMHTEGMPIQVIMYTDRMEVKNPGGLYGRLTVDQLGKVQPDTRNPVLATTMEILSLTENRYSGIPTIYSSMREAGNPDPVFDSSRGFFTVTLYKRAFLEDHHRSIPSEDISAIEHSILEFCKVPRTRAELAAHFSFKSVSYFYSKHVLPLVERNLLVMGNPDRPKSTNQTYTAASSFH; this is translated from the coding sequence ATGACAACAGCAGACCTGAAAGCCTTGATTGAGCGTGTAGCAACTTTCCGAACTGAATCACAGACACTGGAAGTGAAGGCGGCACATGAAGGGAATCTCTACAACTCCTTGTCAAGTTTTTCCAATCAGGATGAAGGAGGAGTCATCCTTTTTGGTCTTGACGAGTCAAAGGGACTTGCAAAGGTCGGAGTCTACGACCCCTTTGATCTACAGAATAAGATTGTCGAGCAATGCAACGAGATGATTCCCAAAGTGAGGCCGCTCATTACCCTGTACGAAGAGGATGGAATGTATTTTCTGAGTGCAGAAATCCCTGCAATCGATAGTGTCGACCGACCATGTTATTACGCTGGAAAAGGAAGGCTGAAAGGTTCCTATATACGAGTAGGACAATCGGATGAACCAATGACTGAGTATGAGATTTTCAGTTATGAAGCGTTCAGAAAGAAATACCGAGAAGACATTCGCCCCGTTCAGAGAGCGAATGATGCTTCACTTGATAAGGATGCCTTGCAACGGTATCTTCTGAAACTACGCCAGAACAAACCCAATCTCTCAAAGCTGGATGACCAGCAAATATTGAACCTGATGAGCATGATTGTCGATGGAAGGCCGTCAATAAGTGCGATATTGCTTTTTTGCCCTTATCCACAGGCATACTTTCCTCAATTGGCCATTACTGCCATTTCAGTTCCAGGGACTATGATGGGCGATACCTCCATGTATCATGAACGATTCATCGACAACAAGCGCTTGGAAGGAAGCTTGGAGGAGATGCTTACAGGCGCACTCACATTCATCATGAACAATATGAAAGTAAGCACGATTGTTGACCCGGCCACAGGAAAGCGTACCGATAATACCGAGTATCCGATGGTTGCTGTCAGGGAAGCACTGCTGAACGCCTTGGTTCACAGGGACTACAGCATGCATACCGAAGGAATGCCCATCCAGGTAATTATGTATACTGATCGGATGGAGGTGAAAAACCCCGGCGGATTGTATGGCCGTTTGACTGTCGACCAGCTTGGAAAGGTTCAGCCGGATACGCGCAATCCTGTTCTGGCAACCACCATGGAGATTCTTTCGCTGACAGAGAACCGCTATTCAGGCATTCCAACCATCTACAGCTCGATGAGGGAAGCAGGAAATCCGGATCCCGTATTCGATTCATCACGCGGCTTTTTCACCGTTACCTTGTATAAACGGGCTTTCTTGGAGGACCACCACAGATCCATACCAAGTGAAGACATCTCTGCTATTGAGCACTCGATTCTGGAATTCTGCAAGGTTCCAAGGACCAGGGCCGAACTGGCTGCTCACTTCAGCTTTAAGTCAGTTTCGTACTTCTATTCGAAACATGTGCTTCCTTTGGTGGAGAGAAACCTGTTGGTCATGGGTAACCCCGATCGTCCGAAGAGTACGAATCAAACCTATACAGCAGCTTCATCCTTTCATTGA
- a CDS encoding ABC transporter substrate-binding protein: MKKSLRIGLVALLLIAMSLSSVFAAGGAEAKPQETKTINFWYWDQNGEEVYKQMIAEFEAQNAGVKVNMSIIPWADYWTKLQMALPTGTGPDVFWLNHPNAVSYLPTGLVMNLEPYKDQMKFENFNSIYYEPFMHDGNRYGVPIFFDSVILYYNKAMFDKAGLAYPDDTWTWDDYFNASAKLTIKEKGTTIQYGTIADPDMQSGASNFILQNGGTLFSEDRMQLAINTPEGREAAQFLLDLIYKYGYSPKVSEMREITKATMFQSGMVAMITNHTGILKQFAEILGPDLGIAPMPKQKQRASIYHNLGYVASAKTKHPEEVMKFMAYLASERHATILSSVWAPCYKGGAELFFKEYSWLDTKAIVDTVNYGYPLPISGKNAGPIYTLLNNEMDKVFMQPQLGNGLAEIEKVINAEINK; the protein is encoded by the coding sequence ATGAAAAAGAGTCTGAGAATCGGTTTGGTGGCGTTGTTGCTCATCGCCATGTCCCTTAGCAGCGTGTTTGCGGCCGGAGGAGCCGAAGCAAAGCCGCAGGAAACGAAAACGATCAACTTCTGGTATTGGGACCAGAACGGTGAGGAAGTCTACAAGCAGATGATCGCCGAGTTCGAGGCCCAGAATGCAGGCGTCAAGGTAAACATGTCGATCATCCCCTGGGCCGACTACTGGACCAAGCTGCAGATGGCTCTGCCCACCGGTACCGGTCCCGATGTATTCTGGCTCAACCATCCCAATGCCGTGTCCTACCTGCCCACCGGCTTGGTCATGAACCTCGAGCCCTACAAGGACCAGATGAAGTTCGAGAATTTCAACTCCATCTATTACGAGCCGTTCATGCATGATGGAAACCGCTACGGCGTTCCCATTTTCTTCGACTCGGTCATCCTGTACTACAACAAGGCCATGTTCGATAAAGCCGGGCTTGCCTATCCCGACGACACTTGGACCTGGGACGACTATTTCAATGCAAGCGCCAAGCTGACGATCAAGGAGAAGGGCACCACCATCCAATACGGCACCATCGCCGACCCCGACATGCAAAGCGGTGCTTCCAACTTCATCCTGCAAAACGGGGGAACACTGTTCAGTGAAGACCGCATGCAGCTTGCGATCAACACACCCGAAGGAAGGGAAGCCGCCCAGTTCCTGCTCGACCTGATCTACAAGTACGGCTACTCTCCGAAGGTAAGCGAGATGCGTGAGATTACCAAAGCCACGATGTTCCAGTCCGGCATGGTCGCCATGATCACCAACCATACCGGAATCCTCAAGCAGTTCGCTGAAATCCTTGGACCGGACCTCGGCATTGCACCGATGCCCAAGCAGAAGCAGCGCGCCAGCATCTACCACAACCTGGGCTATGTCGCCTCTGCAAAGACCAAGCACCCTGAGGAAGTGATGAAGTTCATGGCCTACCTCGCCAGTGAAAGACATGCAACCATTCTTTCCAGCGTCTGGGCTCCCTGCTACAAGGGTGGAGCCGAGCTCTTCTTCAAGGAGTACAGCTGGCTCGACACCAAGGCGATCGTGGACACCGTCAATTACGGCTATCCGCTGCCGATTTCCGGCAAGAATGCAGGACCCATTTACACCTTGTTGAACAACGAGATGGACAAGGTATTCATGCAGCCGCAGCTTGGCAACGGCCTTGCAGAGATCGAGAAAGTGATCAACGCAGAAATCAACAAATAA
- a CDS encoding ABC transporter ATP-binding protein, with protein MSVLEIQDLKVCYGGIVALNGISFSVDEGKIVTLIGANGAGKSTTLRSIMGLVPITSGTITYNGVKLNGMDTRKIVEMGLVLVPEGRRVFPNLTTLENLKIGGYLQDKVHEQQNLERVYELFPRLQERHWQLAGTLSGGEQQMLAVGRALMANPKMIMMDEPSLGLAPLVVKDIFSIIKKINEAGVTVLLIEQNANVALRTAHTGYVMETGNITLAGPGKELLENEAIKVAYLGKSK; from the coding sequence ATGAGTGTATTGGAAATCCAGGACTTGAAAGTCTGTTACGGTGGTATCGTGGCCCTCAACGGCATCTCCTTCTCTGTCGATGAAGGGAAGATCGTCACCCTCATCGGAGCAAATGGTGCCGGTAAGTCCACGACCCTTCGTTCGATCATGGGCTTGGTTCCCATTACCAGCGGGACCATCACGTACAACGGTGTGAAGCTCAACGGCATGGACACCCGTAAGATTGTGGAAATGGGCTTGGTGCTGGTTCCCGAAGGCCGCAGGGTCTTCCCGAACCTCACGACGCTTGAGAACCTGAAGATCGGGGGGTATCTGCAGGACAAGGTTCATGAGCAGCAGAACCTCGAGCGCGTCTATGAACTCTTCCCGCGCCTGCAGGAACGCCATTGGCAGCTTGCCGGAACGCTCTCCGGCGGTGAGCAGCAGATGCTGGCCGTCGGAAGGGCCCTGATGGCCAATCCGAAGATGATCATGATGGATGAGCCGTCCCTCGGCCTTGCCCCTCTGGTGGTCAAGGACATCTTCTCCATCATCAAGAAAATCAACGAGGCTGGTGTGACCGTCCTGCTCATCGAGCAGAACGCCAACGTCGCCCTGAGAACCGCCCACACCGGTTATGTCATGGAGACAGGGAACATCACCCTCGCAGGGCCGGGCAAGGAACTGCTGGAGAACGAGGCCATCAAGGTCGCCTACCTGGGCAAGTCCAAGTAG
- a CDS encoding branched-chain amino acid ABC transporter permease: MSMTTILQHCLTGISLGGAYALIAIGYTLVYGILRLINFAHGDIFMMAGYFMIFSLASFPWPVAIIITLVVTTAMGIAIERMAYKPLRSSPRMSIMISAIGVSYLLQNLSTYLFTAIPRGYPEIPILKRIFQMGELSASFVTILTPVLTIILVVILMVLVNRTKTGMAMRAVSKDFETAKLMGININRVISVTFAIGSFLAGVGSILYFTDRMSVTPFSGTLPGLKCFVAAVFGGIGNIPGAVVGGFFIGIVETLLVALGYSTFSDAFTFFLLIVMLLVRPTGLFGEKTVEKV, encoded by the coding sequence ATGAGTATGACAACAATCCTGCAGCACTGCCTGACAGGAATTTCCCTGGGAGGAGCGTATGCCTTGATAGCCATCGGCTATACGCTGGTCTACGGCATCCTCCGGCTGATCAACTTCGCCCATGGCGATATCTTCATGATGGCAGGTTACTTCATGATCTTCTCGCTTGCCAGCTTCCCCTGGCCGGTGGCCATTATCATCACGCTCGTGGTTACGACCGCGATGGGAATCGCCATTGAACGGATGGCGTACAAGCCGCTTCGCAGCAGCCCGCGCATGTCGATCATGATCAGCGCCATCGGTGTCTCCTATCTGTTGCAGAACCTCTCGACGTATTTGTTCACCGCCATTCCCCGCGGGTACCCGGAGATTCCCATTCTCAAGAGAATCTTCCAGATGGGAGAACTCTCCGCCTCCTTTGTCACCATCCTCACCCCGGTGCTGACCATAATTTTGGTAGTCATCCTGATGGTACTGGTCAACAGGACCAAGACCGGTATGGCCATGAGGGCGGTGAGCAAGGACTTTGAAACCGCAAAACTCATGGGGATCAACATCAACAGGGTCATCTCGGTGACCTTCGCCATCGGCTCCTTCCTCGCCGGTGTCGGTTCCATTCTGTACTTTACAGACCGCATGTCGGTCACGCCGTTCTCCGGAACGCTTCCGGGCCTCAAGTGCTTCGTAGCCGCCGTATTCGGAGGAATCGGGAACATCCCCGGTGCCGTCGTAGGAGGCTTCTTCATCGGCATCGTCGAGACCCTGCTCGTAGCCCTCGGCTACTCAACCTTCTCCGACGCCTTCACCTTCTTCCTCTTGATCGTGATGCTGCTCGTACGACCGACCGGACTGTTCGGCGAAAAAACGGTGGAGAAAGTATGA